A DNA window from Candidatus Hydrogenedentota bacterium contains the following coding sequences:
- the katG gene encoding catalase/peroxidase HPI has translation MSGATTRIAIGTTANQHWWPNQLNLKMLHQNPPAGNPMGEQFNYAEAFKQVDLEALKKDMLALMTTSQSWWPADYGHYGPLFIRMAWHSAGTYRVSDGRGGAGSGTQRFAPLNSWPDNASLDKARRLLWPLKQKYGRSVSWADLMVFAGHCALESMGLKTFGFAGGREDVWEPEEDIYWGPEGEWLADQRYSGDRELENPLAAVQMGLIYVNPEGPNGQPSATAAARDIRETFARMAMNDYETVALIAGGHTFGKAHGAADPSKYVGPEPEGASLEEQGLGWTNSYGTGNGGDTITSGLEGAWTPTPTTWDNSYFDTLFGYDWDLVKSPAGAWQWKPTDPAAAATVPDAHDPSKKHAPMMFTTDLALRMDPIYGPISKHFHENPAEFADAFAKAWYKLTHRDMGPVSRCLGPWVPEPQLWQDPVPAVDHPLINAQDITSLKARLLASGLTIAQLVSTAWASAATFRGTDKRGGANGARLRLAPQKDWAVNNPAELGMVLQVLEQVRSDFNNAQSGGKKVSLADVIVLGGCAAIEQAARKAGHEVEVPFRPGRTDASQEQTDVDSFAVLEPKADGFRNYYAQGLTRPAEELLLDRAHLLTLTAPEMTVLVGGMRALNTNTGQSALGVLTSTPETLTNEFFVNLLDMGTEWKKSARCEHFYEGRDRETGELKWTATAVDLVFGANSQLRALAEVYACDDAKDKFVADFVAAWSKVMNADRFEVTA, from the coding sequence ATGTCCGGCGCAACGACCCGCATCGCGATTGGGACCACGGCCAACCAGCACTGGTGGCCGAATCAGTTGAACCTGAAGATGCTCCACCAGAATCCTCCCGCGGGTAATCCCATGGGGGAGCAGTTCAACTATGCGGAGGCCTTCAAGCAAGTTGATCTGGAAGCGCTGAAGAAAGACATGCTTGCCTTGATGACGACTTCGCAGTCCTGGTGGCCGGCGGACTACGGGCACTATGGCCCGCTGTTCATCCGCATGGCGTGGCACAGCGCCGGCACCTATCGTGTCAGTGACGGCCGCGGCGGTGCGGGTTCGGGCACGCAGCGCTTTGCGCCGCTGAACAGTTGGCCCGACAATGCCAGCCTGGACAAGGCGCGCCGCCTGCTGTGGCCGCTGAAGCAGAAATACGGGCGCAGCGTATCCTGGGCCGATCTGATGGTGTTTGCCGGGCATTGCGCGCTGGAGTCCATGGGCCTCAAGACCTTCGGCTTCGCGGGCGGTCGCGAAGATGTGTGGGAACCGGAAGAGGACATCTACTGGGGCCCCGAGGGCGAATGGCTTGCGGACCAGCGTTACAGCGGGGACCGGGAGCTGGAGAATCCCCTGGCGGCCGTTCAGATGGGCCTGATCTACGTGAATCCCGAGGGGCCCAACGGCCAGCCGAGCGCGACGGCCGCCGCCCGGGATATCCGCGAGACCTTTGCGCGCATGGCGATGAATGATTACGAGACGGTGGCGCTGATCGCGGGCGGCCACACCTTCGGCAAGGCTCACGGGGCGGCCGATCCCTCGAAATATGTGGGTCCCGAGCCCGAGGGGGCGAGTCTCGAGGAGCAGGGCCTGGGCTGGACGAACAGTTACGGCACGGGCAACGGGGGCGACACGATAACGAGTGGTCTGGAAGGCGCGTGGACGCCCACGCCGACCACGTGGGACAACAGCTACTTTGATACGCTTTTCGGGTACGACTGGGACCTGGTCAAGAGCCCGGCCGGTGCGTGGCAATGGAAACCGACCGATCCCGCCGCGGCCGCCACGGTGCCCGATGCTCATGATCCATCAAAGAAGCACGCGCCCATGATGTTTACGACGGACCTGGCGCTGCGCATGGATCCGATCTATGGCCCGATCTCGAAGCATTTTCACGAGAACCCCGCCGAGTTTGCGGACGCTTTCGCCAAAGCCTGGTACAAACTTACCCATCGCGACATGGGACCCGTCTCGCGATGCCTGGGGCCGTGGGTGCCCGAGCCGCAGTTGTGGCAGGACCCGGTACCCGCGGTCGACCATCCGCTGATCAACGCGCAGGACATCACAAGCTTGAAGGCCCGTCTGCTTGCTTCGGGCCTGACTATTGCCCAGTTAGTTTCCACGGCCTGGGCATCGGCGGCGACTTTCCGGGGCACGGACAAGCGCGGCGGGGCGAATGGTGCGCGCCTTCGTCTTGCGCCCCAGAAAGATTGGGCGGTGAACAATCCGGCCGAACTTGGCATGGTGCTGCAGGTCCTGGAGCAGGTGCGTAGCGACTTCAACAACGCCCAGTCCGGCGGAAAAAAGGTTTCTCTGGCCGATGTGATCGTGCTCGGCGGCTGCGCGGCGATCGAACAGGCGGCGAGAAAAGCCGGTCACGAGGTGGAAGTTCCTTTCAGGCCGGGCCGCACCGACGCGTCTCAGGAGCAAACCGACGTGGATTCCTTTGCGGTGCTTGAACCGAAGGCGGACGGTTTTCGCAACTACTACGCCCAAGGTCTAACGCGACCTGCAGAGGAGTTGCTGCTGGATCGGGCCCATCTTCTGACCCTGACCGCGCCGGAAATGACGGTGCTTGTGGGCGGGATGCGGGCGTTGAATACCAACACCGGCCAATCCGCGCTGGGCGTGCTCACCAGCACACCGGAGACGCTGACGAACGAATTCTTTGTGAACCTGCTTGATATGGGCACCGAATGGAAGAAATCCGCCCGTTGCGAGCACTTCTACGAGGGTCGGGATCGGGAAACCGGCGAACTCAAGTGGACGGCCACGGCAGTGGACCTTGTCTTTGGCGCGAACTCCCAACTTCGGGCACTTGCCGAGGTCTATGCCTGCGACGACGCGAAGGACAAGTTCGTGGCGGATTTTGTGGCGGCCTGGAGCAAGGTTATGAATGCCGATCGATTTGAAGTAACCGCCTGA
- a CDS encoding LysR family transcriptional regulator, translating to MTLRDLEYFVALAETRHFGQAAERCHVTQPTLSMQIAKLEQELGTPLFERGKRRIGLTAAGKQILARAGSILDGIHEIRELARGAAGELAGPLYLGVIPTIGPYLLPHLLPELKAIYPGVKLFLREDITRNLVEQLQHSALDAAIMSLPIEASDLEWAVFFREEFVAGLPLNHPLARKKSLAVQELADDAILLLEEGNCMRDQTLQLCRGTQPSDPEGYRASSIESLRQMVSAGMGCTFLPKLSTIGPFAAASPIAIRPLHSPTPRRDIVLVYRKTYPKAASLRELATAVQKRMSRLNVD from the coding sequence ATGACCCTCCGCGATCTCGAATACTTCGTCGCACTCGCCGAAACACGCCACTTCGGCCAGGCCGCCGAACGCTGCCACGTCACCCAGCCCACCCTGAGCATGCAAATCGCCAAACTGGAGCAGGAACTGGGCACGCCCCTCTTCGAGCGTGGCAAGCGCCGCATCGGACTCACGGCGGCGGGCAAGCAAATCCTGGCCCGGGCCGGAAGTATTCTCGATGGCATTCACGAAATCCGCGAACTGGCCCGGGGCGCTGCGGGGGAACTGGCCGGGCCGCTCTATCTCGGCGTGATTCCCACCATCGGCCCCTATTTACTGCCCCACCTGCTGCCGGAACTGAAGGCCATCTACCCCGGCGTAAAGCTCTTTCTCCGCGAAGACATCACCCGGAATCTCGTGGAGCAACTCCAGCATTCCGCGTTGGACGCCGCCATCATGTCCCTTCCAATCGAGGCTTCCGACCTTGAGTGGGCCGTCTTTTTTCGTGAGGAATTTGTCGCCGGGTTACCGCTGAACCATCCACTGGCCCGTAAAAAGAGCCTGGCCGTTCAGGAGCTTGCGGATGATGCGATCCTGCTGCTGGAGGAGGGCAACTGTATGCGCGACCAGACCCTTCAATTGTGCCGGGGCACCCAGCCCTCCGATCCCGAAGGTTACCGCGCCTCCAGCATCGAATCGCTGCGCCAGATGGTCAGCGCGGGCATGGGCTGCACCTTCCTGCCGAAGCTGAGCACCATCGGTCCCTTCGCGGCGGCCTCGCCCATCGCCATTCGCCCCCTGCACTCCCCCACGCCACGGCGAGATATCGTCCTGGTCTATCGCAAGACCTACCCGAAGGCCGCGAGCCTGCGGGAACTCGCCACCGCGGTACAGAAGCGTATGAGCCGGTTGAACGTAGATTGA
- a CDS encoding PSD1 domain-containing protein: MFIAVLAPLTSASALEPVSYDRQIRPILSNNCFECHGPDEASRKGELRLDVEVADSKAIVPGKPEESEILQRITSADPEERMPPAPDHDALSTEDTELIRAWIAQGAKRTAHWAFQTPQRPEIPAVSNPAWVRNPIDAFVLARLDREGLAPSPEADRITLLRRLSLDLTGLPPTLEEIDRVSADTSEDWYDALVERLLASPHYGEHWARHWLDAAQYADSDGFEKDARRQVWAWRDWVIRAINADKPYDEFVVEQIAGDRLPNATQDQRVATGFLRNSMINEEGGIDPEQFRMEALFNRMDLVGRGVLGLTVACAQCHTHKYDPLTHTEYYQMLAFLNDAHEANIPVYSDKENAQRETLMSLISEVEAEIKAENTDWPERMAKWEEELKKEPEPAWETLTLAFDDNSTGGQKFLPQEDGSYLGQGFSPTNTSPKMSGTTNLQKITALRIEFMNDPNLPRGGPGRNRAGGFALSEVSFRSTAEGLPTKDFDKWTLSPIASALADLNPPQRVLGPEFPHKEKLVRYTGPIELAIDGRPETAWTCDIDPGRRNQAREAIFKLAEPLTVTPGMVLGLMPQQSHGGWNNNDKQTNNMGRFRVSVTDADALPTRAIPAGIKAILATPRETRTEAQQAALFSYWREGVPEFHGANSRIEGLWLAHPEGASQLVLQPRETNRVTHRLERGDFLSPAEEVSPATPAFLHAYDQDTRDRLGFARWLVSPKASTTARAYVNRAWQRYFGKGLATTTGDLGMQGDPPSHPELIDWLAVEFMERGWRMKDLHRLIVSSAAYRQQSIATPELLERDPYNRLMARGSRFRVEGETVRDITLAASGLLNPSVGGPSVYPPAPDFLFLPPASYGPKTWAYDTGADKYRRAMYTFRFRSVPFPALQVFDTPSGESPCTARERSNSPLQALTTLNEPLFFETAVKLAQYSMAEGGGTDRERLAFAFRRCVTRAPEADELDALETYLAQQRARLSAGELDPKAILGEGASSDLAAWTLAARVILNLDETIVRQ, translated from the coding sequence ATGTTTATTGCCGTCCTCGCACCGCTGACCTCCGCGTCGGCACTGGAGCCGGTCTCCTATGACCGCCAGATCCGGCCCATCCTGAGCAACAACTGCTTCGAGTGTCATGGGCCGGATGAAGCGTCGCGCAAGGGAGAGTTGCGGCTGGATGTGGAGGTGGCGGATTCCAAGGCCATCGTGCCGGGCAAGCCGGAGGAGAGCGAGATTCTCCAGCGCATCACGAGCGCGGACCCGGAGGAGCGGATGCCGCCCGCACCGGATCATGACGCCCTTTCCACCGAAGACACCGAACTGATCCGCGCGTGGATCGCGCAAGGTGCGAAGCGCACGGCCCACTGGGCCTTTCAGACGCCGCAGCGTCCGGAGATTCCCGCCGTTTCGAATCCCGCGTGGGTGCGCAATCCCATCGACGCCTTTGTGCTGGCGCGGCTGGATCGCGAGGGCCTGGCGCCGTCACCGGAGGCGGATCGCATTACCTTGCTGCGTCGCTTGAGCCTGGATCTCACGGGCCTTCCGCCGACGCTGGAAGAGATCGACCGCGTGAGCGCGGACACGTCCGAAGACTGGTATGACGCGCTGGTGGAGCGGCTGCTCGCCTCGCCGCACTATGGCGAGCACTGGGCGCGGCACTGGCTCGACGCCGCGCAGTATGCCGACTCGGACGGCTTCGAGAAGGACGCGCGGCGGCAGGTGTGGGCCTGGCGCGACTGGGTCATCCGCGCGATCAACGCGGACAAGCCCTACGACGAGTTTGTGGTGGAACAGATCGCGGGGGATCGCCTGCCGAATGCGACGCAGGATCAGCGCGTGGCCACGGGCTTCCTGCGCAACAGCATGATCAACGAGGAGGGCGGCATCGATCCGGAGCAGTTCCGCATGGAGGCCCTGTTCAACCGCATGGACCTCGTGGGGCGCGGCGTGCTGGGGCTGACCGTGGCCTGCGCCCAGTGCCACACGCACAAATACGACCCGCTGACCCACACCGAGTATTACCAGATGCTCGCTTTCTTGAACGATGCTCACGAGGCGAACATCCCCGTGTATTCCGACAAGGAGAATGCCCAGCGCGAGACGCTGATGTCTCTCATTTCGGAAGTCGAAGCGGAGATCAAGGCGGAGAACACCGACTGGCCGGAGCGCATGGCAAAGTGGGAGGAGGAATTGAAAAAGGAGCCGGAGCCCGCGTGGGAAACGCTGACCCTCGCGTTTGACGACAACTCCACGGGCGGCCAGAAGTTCCTACCGCAGGAAGACGGCTCCTACCTGGGCCAGGGCTTCTCGCCGACAAATACCTCACCCAAGATGAGCGGAACGACCAACCTCCAGAAGATCACGGCCCTGCGCATCGAGTTCATGAATGATCCCAACCTGCCCCGGGGCGGTCCGGGCCGCAACCGCGCAGGCGGCTTCGCCCTCTCGGAGGTGAGCTTCCGCAGCACGGCCGAGGGTCTGCCGACGAAAGATTTCGACAAGTGGACCCTCTCGCCCATCGCTTCGGCGTTGGCGGACCTGAATCCGCCCCAGCGGGTGCTCGGGCCGGAGTTTCCCCACAAGGAAAAGCTGGTTCGCTACACGGGGCCGATTGAACTGGCCATCGACGGCAGACCGGAGACCGCATGGACCTGCGACATCGATCCGGGACGGCGCAACCAGGCGCGCGAGGCCATCTTCAAGCTCGCCGAGCCCCTGACCGTAACGCCCGGCATGGTTCTCGGCCTGATGCCCCAGCAGAGCCACGGCGGCTGGAACAACAACGACAAGCAGACGAATAACATGGGGCGCTTCCGCGTCAGCGTCACCGATGCGGATGCCCTGCCCACGCGCGCGATACCCGCCGGGATCAAGGCCATCCTCGCCACGCCCCGCGAAACACGCACCGAGGCCCAGCAGGCCGCCCTTTTCAGTTACTGGCGCGAGGGCGTGCCCGAGTTCCACGGGGCGAACAGTCGCATCGAGGGCCTGTGGCTGGCCCACCCCGAGGGCGCATCGCAACTCGTGCTCCAGCCCCGCGAAACCAATCGGGTAACCCACCGCCTGGAGCGCGGCGACTTCCTGAGCCCTGCCGAGGAGGTCAGCCCCGCCACGCCCGCCTTCCTCCATGCGTATGATCAGGACACCCGCGATCGCCTCGGCTTCGCGCGCTGGCTTGTATCGCCCAAGGCCTCCACCACCGCCCGGGCCTATGTGAACCGTGCATGGCAGCGCTACTTCGGCAAGGGCCTCGCCACGACCACGGGCGATCTGGGCATGCAGGGCGACCCGCCCAGCCACCCGGAGCTCATCGACTGGCTCGCGGTGGAATTCATGGAGCGCGGCTGGCGCATGAAAGATCTGCACCGGCTCATCGTGTCCTCCGCGGCCTACCGCCAGCAGTCCATCGCCACGCCGGAATTGCTGGAGCGCGATCCCTACAATCGCCTCATGGCGCGGGGCTCCCGCTTCCGCGTGGAGGGCGAGACCGTTCGCGACATCACCCTGGCGGCGAGCGGTCTGCTCAATCCGTCCGTTGGCGGACCCAGCGTGTATCCGCCCGCACCCGACTTCCTCTTCCTGCCGCCCGCGAGCTATGGGCCCAAGACCTGGGCCTACGACACCGGCGCGGACAAATACCGCCGCGCCATGTACACCTTCCGCTTCCGCAGCGTGCCCTTTCCCGCGCTCCAGGTCTTCGACACGCCCTCGGGCGAGTCGCCCTGCACCGCCCGCGAACGGAGCAACAGTCCCTTGCAGGCATTGACCACGCTGAACGAGCCCCTCTTCTTCGAGACGGCGGTGAAGCTCGCGCAGTACTCCATGGCCGAAGGCGGTGGCACGGATCGCGAGCGTCTCGCCTTCGCCTTCCGCCGCTGCGTCACCCGCGCACCGGAGGCGGACGAGTTGGATGCGCTGGAGACCTACCTCGCCCAGCAGCGCGCCCGCCTTAGCGCGGGCGAACTCGACCCCAAGGCGATCCTCGGCGAGGGGGCTTCGAGCGACCTGGCGGCGTGGACCCTGGCCGCGCGGGTGATCTTGAATCTCGACGAAACGATTGTGCGCCAGTGA
- a CDS encoding PSD1 domain-containing protein: protein MTERFESTVIRIASIVLGAALLAPLAAAAPISYDQQIRPLLSDKCFQCHGPDEAARKAKLRLDVADAGPDAPVVLAPGKPEESELFRRITTTNHDDLMPPVETGKPLNSEEIALIRKWIEEGAHRTSHWAFATPERGAVPVASRPEWTRNPIDNFILARLDQEGLAPSPEADRETLLRRLSLDLIGLPPTLEDIAALRADTSPDWYEKQVERLLASPHYGEHWARNWMDAAQYADSDGFEKDKPRQVWTWRDWVIRAMNEDMPYNEFVLEQIAGDMLPDATQPQRVATGFLRNSMVNEEGGIQPEQFRMEAMYNRMDLVGRAVLGLTVACAQCHSHKYDPLTQTEYYQMFAFLNNSHEATASVYSFDDLDQRSRILDVIRDIEAGIKRDLPDWRDRIAAWEEKAKAEPEPAWEVLALAFDDSSAGGQKCLLLEDGSYLAQGYAPTRFWPKMTTTTALTTITAVRLEVIADPNLPRGGPGRSIHGGLALSEMEMRITTGNTPIANYDQWTPVKFASAIASVNPPQRKLGAEFPERDKPEKRVTGPIEMAIDGNGDTAWTTDIDPGRRNQSQYAIFKLETPLVVPAGATLAFRIGQLHGGWNSDDNQTNNIGRFRIAVTGDATLPAEALPLPVKAALADTNRSEEEINTLFNHWRTTVPELAWTNQRIDGLWQGHPLGATQLVLAERDTPRETHRLERGDFLSPAETVQPAVPAFLHPLKSDGTPDRLDFAKWLVAPESPTTARAAVNRVWARHFGEGIVSTTADLGMAGDPPSHRELLDWLAVEFMEGGWKLKDLHRLIVHSATYRQASNVSPELLERDPYNRLLARGARFRVEGETVRDIALAASGLLNERIGGPSVYPPAPEFLFVPPASYGPKTWNTDTGPDAYRRALYTFRFRSVPYPALQVFDAPAGDAPCTARERSNSPLQALTVLNEPVYYESAVHLAERTLAEAPADDRARIAQAFQRCTSREASPEELDALAAFLQEQRNRIGNGELDPAAILAPLSGKVNGDANDLAAWALTARVILNLDETIIRQ, encoded by the coding sequence CTGACAGAAAGGTTTGAGAGCACCGTGATTCGCATTGCTTCTATCGTCCTTGGCGCCGCGCTGTTGGCCCCCCTCGCGGCGGCTGCGCCGATCTCCTACGACCAGCAAATACGTCCGCTCCTCAGCGACAAATGCTTCCAGTGCCACGGTCCCGACGAGGCCGCACGCAAGGCCAAATTGCGCCTCGACGTCGCCGACGCCGGCCCCGACGCCCCGGTGGTCCTTGCCCCCGGCAAGCCGGAAGAGAGCGAACTCTTCAGGCGGATAACGACGACCAACCACGATGACCTCATGCCCCCCGTGGAGACCGGCAAGCCGCTTAACTCGGAAGAGATTGCCTTGATCCGCAAGTGGATTGAAGAGGGGGCGCACCGCACAAGCCACTGGGCCTTCGCCACGCCGGAGCGTGGCGCCGTGCCCGTCGCCAGCAGGCCGGAGTGGACGCGCAATCCCATCGACAATTTCATTCTCGCGCGCCTCGATCAGGAGGGCCTCGCGCCGTCGCCCGAAGCGGATCGAGAAACCCTGCTGCGGCGCTTGAGCCTCGATCTCATCGGCCTGCCACCCACATTGGAAGACATTGCCGCGCTGCGCGCCGATACATCACCCGACTGGTATGAGAAGCAGGTCGAGCGTCTTCTGGCATCGCCCCACTATGGCGAGCACTGGGCGCGCAACTGGATGGACGCCGCGCAGTACGCCGACTCCGACGGCTTCGAAAAAGACAAGCCCCGGCAGGTGTGGACCTGGCGCGACTGGGTGATTCGGGCCATGAACGAGGACATGCCCTACAACGAGTTTGTGCTTGAGCAGATAGCGGGCGATATGTTGCCTGACGCCACTCAGCCGCAGCGCGTGGCCACGGGTTTCCTGCGCAACAGCATGGTGAACGAAGAGGGGGGCATCCAGCCGGAACAATTCCGCATGGAGGCCATGTACAACCGTATGGATCTCGTGGGCCGCGCCGTCCTCGGGCTCACCGTGGCCTGCGCCCAGTGTCATTCCCACAAATACGACCCGCTGACCCAGACCGAGTACTACCAGATGTTCGCGTTCCTCAATAATTCCCACGAGGCGACCGCATCGGTGTATTCGTTTGACGACCTGGACCAGCGGTCGAGAATTCTCGACGTGATTCGCGACATCGAAGCGGGTATTAAGCGCGACCTTCCCGACTGGCGCGATCGCATCGCCGCATGGGAAGAAAAGGCCAAGGCGGAGCCCGAGCCCGCCTGGGAAGTTCTCGCCCTCGCCTTCGATGACAGCTCCGCGGGCGGCCAGAAGTGCCTGCTGCTGGAGGACGGCTCGTACCTCGCCCAGGGTTACGCCCCCACACGTTTCTGGCCCAAAATGACCACCACCACCGCCCTGACCACCATCACGGCCGTGCGCCTCGAAGTTATCGCCGATCCCAACCTGCCCCGGGGCGGCCCGGGACGCTCCATCCACGGCGGCCTCGCCCTCTCCGAAATGGAGATGCGCATCACGACGGGAAACACACCCATCGCGAACTATGACCAGTGGACGCCCGTGAAGTTCGCCTCCGCCATCGCCAGTGTGAATCCGCCCCAGCGCAAGCTTGGCGCTGAGTTCCCCGAGCGCGACAAGCCGGAGAAGCGCGTCACGGGTCCCATCGAGATGGCCATTGACGGCAACGGCGACACCGCCTGGACCACCGACATCGATCCGGGCCGTCGCAACCAGTCGCAGTACGCCATCTTCAAGCTGGAAACGCCGCTGGTCGTTCCCGCCGGGGCCACCCTCGCTTTCCGCATCGGCCAGCTCCACGGCGGCTGGAACAGCGACGACAACCAGACCAACAACATCGGCCGCTTCCGCATCGCCGTCACGGGCGACGCGACCCTCCCAGCGGAGGCCCTGCCGCTGCCGGTGAAAGCGGCCCTCGCCGACACGAATCGAAGCGAGGAAGAGATCAACACCCTCTTCAACCACTGGCGCACCACCGTGCCGGAGCTGGCCTGGACCAACCAGCGCATCGACGGCCTCTGGCAGGGCCACCCCCTCGGCGCGACCCAACTCGTGCTGGCGGAGCGCGACACCCCGCGCGAGACCCACCGCCTGGAGCGCGGCGATTTTCTCAGCCCCGCGGAGACGGTTCAGCCCGCCGTGCCCGCTTTCCTCCATCCGCTGAAGAGCGACGGCACGCCGGATCGCCTCGACTTCGCAAAATGGCTCGTGGCCCCCGAATCACCCACGACCGCCCGTGCCGCCGTCAACCGCGTGTGGGCGCGCCACTTCGGCGAAGGTATCGTCAGCACCACGGCCGACCTGGGTATGGCCGGCGACCCGCCCAGCCACCGAGAGCTCCTCGACTGGCTCGCTGTCGAGTTCATGGAAGGCGGCTGGAAGCTCAAAGATCTCCACCGCCTCATTGTGCATTCGGCCACCTATCGCCAGGCCTCGAACGTGTCGCCCGAACTGCTGGAGCGCGATCCCTACAACCGCCTCCTCGCCCGGGGCGCCCGCTTCCGCGTGGAAGGCGAAACCGTGCGCGACATCGCCCTGGCGGCCAGCGGCCTGCTCAATGAGCGCATCGGCGGACCCAGTGTCTATCCCCCCGCGCCCGAGTTCCTCTTCGTGCCCCCTGCGAGCTACGGCCCCAAGACGTGGAACACCGATACCGGCCCGGACGCCTACCGCCGCGCCCTCTACACCTTCCGCTTCCGCAGCGTGCCCTATCCAGCCTTGCAGGTCTTCGACGCCCCCGCAGGTGACGCCCCCTGCACGGCGCGCGAGCGGAGCAACAGCCCCCTCCAGGCCCTCACCGTGCTAAACGAACCGGTCTACTACGAGTCGGCCGTTCACCTCGCCGAACGCACCCTCGCCGAAGCCCCGGCGGATGATCGCGCCCGCATCGCCCAGGCCTTCCAGCGCTGCACCAGCCGCGAAGCCTCCCCCGAAGAGCTCGACGCCCTCGCGGCCTTCCTGCAAGAGCAGCGCAACCGCATCGGCAACGGCGAGCTCGACCCCGCCGCCATCCTCGCGCCCCTGAGCGGCAAGGTCAACGGCGACGCCAACGACCTCGCCGCCTGGGCCCTCACCGCGCGGGTGATCCTCAACCTGGACGAGACGATTATCCGGCAATAA